The proteins below come from a single Miscanthus floridulus cultivar M001 chromosome 1, ASM1932011v1, whole genome shotgun sequence genomic window:
- the LOC136479749 gene encoding large ribosomal subunit protein uL4z-like encodes MAAAARPLVSVRALEGDMSTDSAGVPLADVLRAPIRPDIVRFVHKLLSCNSRQPYAVSWRAGHQTSAESWGTGRAVSRIPRVPGGGTHRAGQGAFGNMCRGGRMFAPTKIWRRWHRRVNIHLRRVAIASALSATAVPSLVLARGHRVESVPELPLVVSDSAEFIEKTAQSIKMLKQLGAYADAEKAKDSVGIRPGKGKMRNRRYINRKGPLVVYGTEGSKIVKAFRNLPGVDVANVERLNLLDLAPGGHLGRFVIWTESAFKKLDEVYGTFDTPSAKKKGFVLPRPKMANADLSRLINSDEVQSVVKPINKEVKRREPRKNPLKNMAAVLKLNPYLGTARKMAALAEAARVKARKQKLDSKRTKLSPEEASKVKAAGKAWYKTMISDSDYTEFENFTKWLGVTQ; translated from the coding sequence atggccgccgccgcgcgcccccTGGTCTCCGTGAGGGCCCTGGAGGGCGACATGTCCACGGACTCCGCCGGGGTCCCGCTGGCGGACGTCCTCCGCGCGCCGATCCGCCCGGACATCGTCCGCTTCGTCCACAAGCTCCTGTCCTGCAACAGCCGCCAGCCTTATGCGGTGTCCTGGCGCGCCGGCCACCAGACCTCCGCGGAGTCCTGGGGCACGGGGCGTGCGGTCTCCCGTATCCCCCGCGTTCCTGGCGGTGGTACCCACCGCGCTGGCCAGGGAGCCTTCGGCAACATGTGCCGTGGCGGACGCATGTTCGCGCCCACCAAGATCTGGCGCCGCTGGCACCGCCGCGTCAACATCCACCTCCGCCGTGTAGCCATCGCCTCCGCCCTCTCCGCCACCGCCGTCCCGTCCCTCGTCCTCGCCCGCGGCCACCGCGTGGAGTCCGTCCCCGAGCTTCCGCTCGTCGTTTCGGACTCCGCAGAGTTCATTGAGAAGACCGCCCAGTCCATCAAGATGCTCAAGCAGCTCGGTGCCTACGCCGATGCTGAGAAGGCCAAGGACTCCGTTGGCATACGCCCCGGCAAGGGGAAGATGCGCAACCGCCGCTACATCAACCGCAAGGGACCCCTCGTTGTCTACGGCACTGAGGGCTCTAAGATCGTCAAGGCCTTCCGCAACCTCCCTGGCGTTGATGTTGCCAATGTCGAGCGTCTCAACCTGCTTGACCTCGCCCCTGGTGGCCACCTTGGCCGGTTCGTCATCTGGACTGAGTCCGCGTTCAAGAAGCTGGATGAGGTGTACGGTACCTTCGACACGCCATCGGCGAAGAAGAAGGGTTTCGTGCTCCCGAGGCCCAAGATGGCAAACGCTGATTTGTCCAGGCTCATCAACTCCGACGAGGTGCAGTCAGTGGTGAAGCCCATCAACAAGGAGGTGAAGCGTAGGGAGCCTAGGAAGAACCCGCTGAAGAATATGGCTGCAGTGCTCAAGCTGAACCCGTACCTCGGTACTGCACGCAAGATGGCAGCCCTAGCAGAGGCAGCACGTGTCAAGGCCAGGAAGCAGAAGCTTGACTCCAAGAGGACCAAGCTCAGCCCA